One genomic window of Chitinivibrio alkaliphilus ACht1 includes the following:
- a CDS encoding PEP/pyruvate-binding domain-containing protein codes for MIIQPINTVRHDQHAEVGGKALSLARLSKAGVSIPLSAVIPAQVYGQYLAETSLGAKLSMELGRKEFSQMRWEELWDAALRIRNLFLTTPLPESLEMQLCAGIEDLFGDRPLVIRSSAPGEDSGQASFAGLHESVVHVRGRKKQLQAVRTVWASLWSDRALLYRQELGLSVEKSRMAVVVQELMAGRVSGVGFSTAPEESQQMAIEAVYGLNQGLVDGSVEPDSWRLHRTTLEIEAYTAAEKTQKLVPRGEGLAVVDTSPHEKTTPVLDSAECVRVAQTLRMLEDTFEAPQDCEWTIRGDDLILLQARPITRQRSEDNRQWYLGLHRSMENLKTLQRRIEEEILPAIEATAAAFAEVDPAELSDADLCETFAERLCARREWEEVYRRDCIPMAHGIRLFGAFYTDTVQPDDPFEFMELLRGNSLRAVARNQRLMETARALVETPEAVSSAAVAAIAEEIGLSVYQAQGVMMELGAGPVVSQSQGAQELEAAFRRQFSPEELPVAEEYLAMGRASYRLRDDDNISLEQLLRQVSFAEEEVRRRNAQHPRSDFAALLAQAEKEQDMLRSPSLTDEKSSASTARARQLQGQPASPGIATGVSRVVRTQADLSGFQRGEILVCDAIDPAMTFIVPLAGAIVERRGGMLIHGAIIAREYGIPCVSGVARVADIVETGEELTVDGNLGLVFLEVSRESSPVPIENTPFVVSWMMPPRDTTAKAHLRYRPPSLVYAECIFLYTINKREKL; via the coding sequence TTGATCATACAACCAATTAATACAGTTCGCCATGACCAGCATGCCGAGGTGGGGGGAAAGGCCCTCTCCCTTGCGCGCCTTTCAAAGGCTGGTGTTTCCATTCCGCTGTCGGCGGTGATTCCCGCTCAGGTCTATGGACAGTATCTTGCCGAGACCAGTCTTGGGGCAAAGCTTTCCATGGAGCTGGGACGTAAGGAGTTTTCCCAAATGCGCTGGGAAGAGCTGTGGGATGCGGCTCTTCGTATTCGTAATTTATTTCTCACCACTCCCCTGCCCGAATCTCTTGAGATGCAGCTGTGTGCAGGGATTGAAGATCTATTTGGTGATCGGCCCTTGGTGATTCGTTCCTCGGCTCCCGGGGAGGATTCCGGCCAGGCCTCCTTTGCGGGGCTCCATGAGTCGGTGGTGCATGTGCGGGGGAGAAAAAAACAGCTTCAGGCAGTACGAACTGTATGGGCGTCTTTGTGGTCGGATCGTGCCCTTCTGTATCGACAGGAGCTGGGCCTTTCCGTCGAGAAAAGCCGCATGGCCGTGGTTGTGCAGGAGCTTATGGCGGGACGGGTGTCCGGCGTGGGCTTCAGCACCGCTCCGGAGGAGTCTCAGCAGATGGCGATTGAAGCGGTGTATGGCTTGAATCAAGGGCTTGTTGACGGGAGCGTCGAGCCGGATAGCTGGCGTCTGCACCGGACCACCTTGGAAATTGAAGCCTACACTGCGGCAGAGAAGACGCAGAAACTTGTTCCTCGCGGTGAGGGTCTTGCTGTGGTGGATACCTCACCCCATGAAAAAACAACGCCCGTGCTCGATTCGGCAGAGTGTGTTCGTGTTGCTCAGACCCTGCGGATGCTGGAAGACACCTTTGAAGCTCCGCAGGATTGTGAGTGGACTATCCGTGGAGATGATCTGATTTTGCTCCAGGCCCGCCCTATTACCCGCCAGCGTTCTGAGGACAACCGACAGTGGTATTTGGGGCTTCATCGCAGTATGGAAAACCTGAAAACTCTCCAGAGACGTATTGAAGAGGAGATTCTTCCGGCCATTGAAGCGACAGCGGCAGCCTTTGCGGAGGTTGATCCTGCAGAACTCTCCGATGCAGATCTCTGTGAAACCTTTGCAGAACGGCTGTGTGCACGCAGGGAGTGGGAAGAGGTGTATCGGCGTGACTGTATCCCCATGGCGCATGGAATTCGCCTGTTCGGTGCATTTTATACAGACACGGTTCAGCCCGATGATCCCTTTGAATTTATGGAGCTCTTGCGGGGTAATTCCCTGCGGGCGGTTGCGCGAAACCAGCGCCTCATGGAGACTGCTCGCGCCTTGGTAGAAACCCCTGAAGCGGTTTCGTCCGCTGCAGTAGCCGCTATTGCAGAGGAGATAGGTCTCTCTGTTTATCAGGCCCAGGGGGTTATGATGGAGCTGGGGGCTGGGCCGGTTGTTTCTCAGTCTCAAGGTGCGCAGGAGCTTGAAGCGGCTTTTCGAAGGCAGTTTTCACCGGAAGAGTTGCCCGTAGCCGAGGAGTATCTTGCCATGGGACGTGCCAGTTATCGCCTACGCGATGATGATAATATCAGTTTGGAACAGCTTTTGCGACAGGTGAGCTTCGCAGAAGAGGAGGTTCGTCGTCGAAATGCGCAGCATCCCCGTTCTGACTTTGCCGCGCTTCTTGCACAGGCAGAAAAAGAACAAGACATGCTGCGTAGTCCCTCCCTTACAGATGAAAAGTCTTCTGCCTCAACCGCGCGGGCGCGTCAACTCCAGGGGCAACCGGCAAGCCCGGGTATTGCAACGGGAGTCAGCCGGGTTGTGCGCACGCAGGCTGATCTCAGCGGATTTCAGCGCGGTGAGATTCTTGTATGCGATGCCATTGATCCCGCCATGACCTTCATTGTCCCCCTGGCCGGAGCCATTGTGGAGCGACGCGGGGGAATGTTGATTCACGGTGCCATTATTGCCCGGGAGTATGGGATTCCCTGTGTTTCCGGTGTTGCACGGGTTGCCGATATTGTTGAGACCGGGGAAGAGCTTACGGTTGACGGAAATCTTGGGCTGGTTTTTTTGGAGGTCAGTCGGGAGTCTTCGCCCGTCCCGATCGAGAACACACCATTCGTGGTGAGTTGGATGATGCCCCCTAGGGACACCACGGCAAAAGCTCATCTGCGGTACAGGCCTCCTTCCTTGGTGTATGCAGAGTGTATATTCCTCTACACCATCAATAAGAGAGAGAAGCTATGA
- a CDS encoding pyridoxamine 5'-phosphate oxidase family protein codes for MNELETKIAQLLATQYLGVLSTSRNGHPYASLVGFARAEHLSRILFATHRATRKYANIQGDTRVSLLIDSRTNQVEDFRSAAAVTALGVAGEVGPGRYEALEKLFLERHPHLQEFVQSPGCALCEITVHRYTVVQRFQDVMELDFDHTTN; via the coding sequence ATGAATGAGCTTGAAACAAAAATCGCGCAATTACTTGCAACACAATATCTCGGTGTCTTGTCTACGAGTCGGAACGGTCATCCCTACGCAAGTCTTGTTGGGTTTGCCCGGGCAGAACATCTTTCCCGTATTCTCTTTGCTACGCATCGGGCAACGCGAAAATATGCAAATATTCAAGGTGATACGCGGGTGTCCCTTCTTATTGACAGCAGAACTAATCAGGTGGAGGATTTTCGGAGCGCTGCAGCTGTGACTGCCTTAGGCGTTGCTGGTGAAGTTGGACCGGGGCGCTATGAAGCGTTGGAAAAGCTTTTTCTGGAGCGTCATCCCCATCTACAGGAATTTGTTCAGTCACCGGGATGCGCCCTGTGTGAAATAACCGTACATCGATATACCGTAGTGCAGCGTTTTCAAGATGTTATGGAGCTTGATTTTGATCATACAACCAATTAA